Within the Thermus tengchongensis genome, the region CTCCAGCCGTACGGGGGTGGCGCTAAGGGCCCCGATGGCCTTGGCGGCGGCGTAGGAGAGGTCGATGATGTACCGGCCCCCAAAGGGCCCCCGGTCGTTGATGCGCACCACCACGCTCTGGCCGTTCTTGAGGTTCGTCACCCGCACCCGGGTGCCGAAGGGGAGGGAGGGGTGGGCGGCGGTGAGGGCGTGCATGTCGTAGGGCTCGCCGCTGGCGGTGCGGCGGCCGTGGAAGCCGGGGCCGTACCACACCGCTAGGCCCTCCTGGAACACCCTGCCCTTCTCCTGGGGCTCCTGGCGGGGTTCTTCAGGGGTTACCCGCAGGACCTGTCCTGGGCGGATGAGATCGGTTTGAAGCCCGTTCAG harbors:
- a CDS encoding septal ring lytic transglycosylase RlpA family protein, whose product is MRALVLTLFLASALAQTYTVQKGDTLFRIAKAHGLSVAELKRLNGLQTDLIRPGQVLRVTPEEPRQEPQEKGRVFQEGLAVWYGPGFHGRRTASGEPYDMHALTAAHPSLPFGTRVRVTNLKNGQSVVVRINDRGPFGGRYIIDLSYAAAKAIGALSATPVRLEVLP